The Metabacillus sediminilitoris genome window below encodes:
- a CDS encoding ABC transporter permease, which produces MPIHFNTKRLVDFSQGTKYEKFMRFLRGIRLPIIILFCWELTGFLQMVPETLLPRPSTVFQKFIELSVRGELLHHFLVSLRRSLSGFFVGGFLALVAGVFVGFFSKVEQSIDPTVQMFRTIPTLAVLPLFILWFGFGEFSKTLLIAKASFFPIYVNTFLGIRGVDSKLLDVAKVLEFSKWKQITKLIIPSAMPNILLGIRLSLGASWVALVGAELMGSSEGIGYMIVDARTFSQTSVIFVGIIIFALFGKLTDSLIRYFEKRLLKWRENFKG; this is translated from the coding sequence ATACCTATTCATTTTAATACAAAGAGATTAGTAGATTTTAGCCAAGGAACAAAATATGAAAAATTCATGCGATTCCTTAGAGGAATTAGACTGCCAATTATCATCCTCTTTTGCTGGGAGCTCACTGGATTTCTACAAATGGTACCGGAAACTTTATTGCCAAGACCTAGTACTGTATTTCAAAAATTTATTGAACTTTCTGTGAGAGGGGAATTACTGCATCATTTTCTGGTTAGTCTCCGCAGATCGCTTAGCGGCTTTTTCGTTGGCGGGTTTCTCGCCTTAGTTGCAGGGGTTTTTGTCGGTTTCTTTAGCAAAGTGGAACAGTCAATAGATCCTACAGTGCAAATGTTTCGAACGATACCGACTTTGGCTGTCCTCCCTTTATTTATTTTATGGTTTGGCTTTGGTGAGTTTTCAAAAACGCTTCTAATTGCTAAGGCATCTTTCTTTCCTATTTACGTCAATACATTCTTAGGTATCAGAGGAGTAGATTCTAAGCTATTAGATGTTGCAAAAGTTCTTGAATTTAGTAAATGGAAACAAATAACGAAGCTTATAATTCCATCAGCAATGCCGAATATTCTGTTGGGAATTCGATTATCTTTAGGTGCATCATGGGTAGCCCTAGTGGGAGCAGAGCTGATGGGGTCAAGTGAAGGAATTGGGTACATGATTGTCGATGCAAGAACTTTCTCACAAACTTCTGTTATTTTTGTTGGAATCATTATTTTCGCTCTATTTGGAAAACTCACAGATTCGCTTATTCGGTATTTTGAAAAAAGATTATTAAAGTGGCGTGAAAATTTTAAAGGATAG
- a CDS encoding LLM class flavin-dependent oxidoreductase, giving the protein MNNHDRKMHLNLFLASMGHHEASWRYPDAPTEHLFNFTYYKELVKKAEQAKMDSIFLADRTSTSSKSVKYGALTPFEPTTLLSALAVVTEKIGLIGTVSTSFNEPYNVARRFSSLDFLSNGRAGWNIITSGTDSEAQNFNLDKIPDHALRYKRAKEFLDVSIKLWDSWEDDAVILNKESGIFADSRKVHEINHKGEFFKVRGPLNISSSPQKRPVLVQAGTSENGKEFAATYAEAIFTAQQTFADAKAFYNKVKERVKKNGRNPDQVKILPGICPIIGETKEEVIETESKLQELMNFDHSLMQLSNRIGTDLTSAKLDEPLPELPVIEEIQGHKSRTELIIELAQRENLTLKQLLIRLAGGRGHYTIVGTPQKIADELEYWFLNGAADGFNIMPQIMNPDFDLFIRLVIPELQKRGLFRTEYTGNTLREHYGLAIPDNQFMSI; this is encoded by the coding sequence ATGAATAACCATGATAGGAAAATGCATCTTAATTTATTTTTAGCCAGTATGGGACATCATGAAGCATCCTGGCGTTATCCCGATGCTCCAACAGAACATTTATTTAACTTTACGTATTATAAGGAATTAGTCAAAAAAGCTGAACAAGCAAAAATGGATTCCATTTTTTTAGCGGATCGTACCTCAACATCATCAAAATCAGTTAAATATGGTGCGCTAACTCCTTTTGAGCCAACAACTTTATTATCAGCTTTGGCGGTTGTGACCGAAAAAATCGGATTAATCGGAACGGTTTCAACAAGTTTTAATGAACCCTACAATGTTGCTAGAAGATTTTCATCATTGGATTTCTTGAGCAATGGACGTGCAGGCTGGAATATTATCACTTCAGGCACTGATAGTGAAGCACAAAATTTCAACCTTGATAAGATTCCAGATCATGCCCTTCGATATAAAAGGGCGAAGGAATTTTTAGATGTGAGCATTAAGCTTTGGGATAGCTGGGAAGATGATGCAGTCATATTAAATAAAGAATCCGGGATTTTTGCAGATAGCCGAAAAGTGCATGAAATCAATCATAAAGGGGAGTTTTTTAAAGTTCGCGGACCTTTAAACATATCTAGTTCACCTCAAAAAAGGCCTGTTCTTGTTCAAGCAGGAACCTCAGAGAATGGGAAGGAATTTGCAGCAACATACGCTGAAGCGATTTTTACGGCCCAGCAAACGTTTGCAGATGCTAAAGCATTCTACAACAAAGTAAAAGAGAGAGTAAAGAAAAATGGAAGGAATCCTGATCAAGTCAAAATATTACCTGGTATTTGTCCGATTATCGGAGAAACCAAAGAGGAAGTAATTGAAACAGAATCTAAATTACAGGAATTAATGAATTTTGATCATAGCCTGATGCAATTATCTAATCGGATTGGAACAGATTTAACCTCTGCTAAATTGGATGAGCCATTACCAGAGCTACCTGTTATTGAAGAAATTCAAGGTCATAAAAGTCGCACCGAATTAATCATTGAATTGGCGCAAAGAGAAAATCTTACACTCAAGCAACTGTTAATCCGACTTGCGGGAGGAAGAGGTCATTACACGATTGTTGGCACCCCGCAAAAAATTGCAGATGAACTAGAGTACTGGTTTCTAAATGGAGCTGCTGATGGGTTTAATATTATGCCTCAAATAATGAATCCTGACTTTGATCTATTTATTCGTCTAGTTATACCAGAATTACAGAAAAGAGGTTTGTTTAGAACAGAATATACTGGAAATACATTGAGGGAACATTACGGTCTTGCTATACCAGACAATCAGTTTATGTCTATTTAA
- a CDS encoding aliphatic sulfonate ABC transporter substrate-binding protein yields the protein MKTIHKNWKNKVFLIFLLAVLSILSACGAGQVTSSGGESQEKTIINIGVQGKVGVLNYARNEKIFEKAFENEIVEIKWAEFTSGPPHFEAIASGRLDFGATGGTPLIAGQAGGIDFRAIGVTSDGRKNYAILARKDATFKSIEDIKGKKVAVAPGSGSSNFLFAALDKNGLSAKDIEIVPLQPDEARAAFENGSVDVWAIWEPYLTTAIHQLGAVPILTSEDINLLSPGFLISRTGFTEEHPEYTELFLKAYEDARKEYDENIETISKELAEVQGVDEKIILEVNEKTESILSPTTDEFAKAQQEQADFLYEEGVIDKKIDISKVIDNTFVDNALK from the coding sequence ATGAAAACAATCCATAAAAATTGGAAGAACAAGGTTTTTCTTATCTTTTTACTAGCCGTTTTATCTATATTAAGTGCATGCGGTGCTGGCCAGGTAACGAGCAGTGGAGGAGAGTCACAAGAAAAAACCATCATTAACATAGGCGTTCAAGGAAAAGTAGGTGTACTGAATTATGCAAGAAACGAAAAAATCTTTGAGAAAGCATTTGAGAATGAAATTGTTGAAATAAAATGGGCTGAATTTACAAGTGGACCACCGCATTTTGAAGCCATTGCATCAGGAAGGCTTGATTTTGGTGCTACTGGGGGAACGCCACTAATTGCTGGCCAAGCTGGAGGTATCGACTTCCGTGCTATTGGGGTAACGAGTGATGGGAGAAAAAATTACGCAATTTTAGCGAGAAAAGATGCAACATTTAAAAGTATAGAAGATATAAAGGGTAAAAAGGTCGCTGTCGCACCGGGAAGTGGTTCTTCCAATTTCTTATTCGCTGCACTTGATAAAAACGGGCTTTCAGCTAAAGACATTGAAATTGTACCGTTACAGCCAGATGAAGCGCGTGCAGCCTTTGAGAATGGATCTGTTGATGTATGGGCGATATGGGAACCTTACTTGACAACAGCGATTCATCAATTAGGAGCAGTACCTATTCTTACTTCAGAAGATATCAATTTATTATCACCTGGATTCCTCATTTCCAGAACAGGATTTACAGAGGAGCATCCAGAATATACGGAACTATTTTTAAAGGCATATGAGGATGCGCGTAAAGAATATGATGAAAATATTGAAACGATATCAAAAGAATTGGCAGAAGTACAAGGTGTAGATGAGAAAATTATTCTCGAAGTAAATGAAAAAACAGAATCAATTCTCTCACCTACAACTGATGAATTTGCCAAAGCACAGCAAGAGCAGGCAGATTTTTTATATGAAGAAGGAGTTATAGACAAAAAAATCGACATTTCTAAAGTTATTGATAATACATTCGTTGACAATGCTTTAAAATAA